One segment of Mycolicibacterium baixiangningiae DNA contains the following:
- a CDS encoding SDR family NAD(P)-dependent oxidoreductase, producing MQNKTAVITGATSDKGIGTAVAERYAREGWAIVVLDLDGEKSAKVAAEIGNQYAVPAFGHAVDVTSEDSVTAARDAVAAEVAAGNLPAVGALANIAGITSPVAFLETTLELWNTVMAVNATGTYLVSKAFLPDMIDEGWGRIVNMSSVSAQRGGGVFGKVPYSSAKAAILGFTKALAREIAHTGVTVNAVTPGAVDTNIRVGSTDEQEAKLAADIPVGRTATADEVAAVITFLSSQDAAYLTGTTVDINGGSHIH from the coding sequence ATGCAGAACAAGACCGCAGTCATCACCGGCGCCACGTCCGACAAGGGCATCGGCACCGCCGTCGCCGAGCGCTACGCCCGCGAGGGCTGGGCCATCGTCGTGCTCGACCTGGACGGCGAGAAGTCGGCGAAAGTCGCCGCCGAGATCGGAAACCAATACGCGGTGCCCGCTTTCGGCCACGCCGTCGACGTCACCTCAGAGGACTCGGTCACCGCGGCGCGCGACGCCGTCGCCGCGGAAGTGGCCGCGGGGAACCTGCCTGCGGTGGGCGCGCTGGCCAACATCGCCGGGATCACCTCGCCCGTAGCTTTTCTGGAGACCACGCTCGAGCTGTGGAACACGGTGATGGCCGTCAACGCCACCGGTACCTACCTCGTCTCCAAGGCTTTTCTGCCCGACATGATCGACGAGGGCTGGGGGCGCATCGTCAACATGTCCTCGGTCTCCGCGCAGCGCGGTGGTGGCGTGTTCGGCAAGGTGCCGTATTCGTCGGCCAAGGCCGCGATCCTGGGCTTCACCAAAGCATTGGCGCGGGAGATCGCCCACACGGGTGTGACCGTCAACGCCGTCACTCCGGGTGCGGTCGACACCAACATCCGGGTCGGATCCACCGACGAGCAGGAGGCCAAGCTCGCCGCTGACATCCCCGTCGGGCGTACCGCCACCGCCGACGAGGTCGCCGCGGTCATCACGTTCCTGTCCAGCCAGGACGCCGCCTACCTGACCGGCACCACGGTGGACATCAACGGCGGCAGCCACATTCACTAG
- a CDS encoding GTPase family protein: MTLTDRLAALSSVAALGTGRLPEDVLADVRSLDARAGTRLRLSGEHTVVALAGATGSGKSSLFNAIAGAPLAQVGIRRPTTSATQAVVFGPSPAAELLDWLEIRNRQAADASTAPQLSGLLLLDLPDHDSVEAAHRAEVDRLIRLVDAFVWVLDPQKYADAVLHDEYLRPLAAHREVMVVVLNQADRLSLPDLASCMHDLHRLLAEDGLTGVPVLATTAVKPDGASELHEFLVSTVADHRARTARVSADLDAMAARLTPLVPTRRSEPALRDAERHLRGSLAGAAAVPTVVDAVGRAYTRRGLAATGWPPVRWVTKFRPDPLRRLGLGASDAQGEVLRRTSMPSGSAASRAGVDSAVRALADTASDGLPAPWPRIMREAARSHAEAVPDALDRVVGGADLGMARTPRWWRLFGALQWLLIAVAVAGGVWLGALAVLAYLQIDLDAPEFGPFALPTVLFIGGLGLGLLLRVLVRPFVAVGAARRRRRVASELHRRVDGVAEELVLAPLRNELSLYGQLSAAVHGVGR; this comes from the coding sequence GTGACGCTCACCGACCGGCTGGCGGCGTTGTCGTCGGTGGCGGCCCTTGGCACCGGCCGGCTCCCCGAGGACGTGCTCGCCGACGTGCGCAGTCTTGACGCCCGCGCCGGGACGCGGCTGCGGTTGTCGGGTGAGCACACCGTGGTGGCGCTGGCGGGTGCGACCGGAAGCGGGAAGTCCTCGTTGTTCAACGCGATTGCGGGGGCGCCACTGGCGCAGGTGGGCATCCGGCGGCCGACGACGTCGGCGACGCAGGCCGTCGTCTTCGGACCGTCCCCCGCCGCGGAACTCCTCGACTGGCTGGAGATCCGGAACCGCCAGGCCGCCGATGCGTCGACCGCCCCGCAGCTGTCCGGGCTGCTGTTGCTCGACCTGCCCGACCACGACTCCGTCGAGGCGGCGCACCGCGCCGAAGTGGACCGGCTGATCCGCCTCGTCGACGCGTTCGTCTGGGTGCTCGACCCGCAGAAGTACGCCGACGCCGTCCTGCACGACGAGTACCTGCGTCCGCTGGCGGCGCACCGCGAGGTGATGGTCGTCGTCCTCAACCAGGCCGACCGGCTTTCCCTGCCCGACCTGGCGTCGTGCATGCACGACCTGCACCGCCTCCTCGCCGAGGACGGCCTGACGGGCGTGCCGGTGCTAGCCACGACAGCCGTCAAACCGGACGGGGCGTCGGAGTTGCACGAGTTCCTGGTGTCCACCGTGGCCGATCACCGGGCGCGCACGGCCCGGGTCAGTGCCGATCTGGACGCGATGGCCGCCCGGCTGACCCCGCTGGTCCCCACGCGGCGGTCGGAACCCGCCCTGCGGGACGCCGAGCGGCATCTGCGCGGTTCACTCGCCGGCGCGGCCGCGGTTCCGACGGTGGTCGATGCCGTCGGCCGGGCCTACACCCGCCGCGGTCTGGCCGCGACCGGGTGGCCGCCGGTGCGCTGGGTGACCAAGTTCCGCCCGGATCCGTTGCGCCGTCTCGGACTGGGTGCCTCCGACGCCCAGGGCGAGGTCCTACGGCGAACGTCGATGCCCTCGGGGTCGGCGGCGTCGCGGGCCGGGGTCGACAGTGCGGTGCGGGCACTGGCCGACACCGCATCCGACGGGCTGCCCGCACCGTGGCCGCGAATCATGCGCGAGGCAGCGAGATCTCACGCCGAAGCCGTCCCCGATGCGCTGGACAGGGTGGTCGGCGGGGCCGATCTCGGGATGGCCAGGACGCCGCGCTGGTGGCGGCTGTTCGGGGCCCTGCAGTGGCTGCTGATCGCCGTGGCCGTGGCGGGCGGTGTGTGGTTGGGTGCGCTCGCGGTGTTGGCGTACCTGCAGATCGACCTCGACGCCCCGGAGTTCGGACCGTTCGCGTTGCCGACCGTCCTGTTCATCGGTGGACTCGGACTGGGCCTGCTTCTTCGGGTCCTGGTGCGGCCGTTCGTGGCGGTGGGCGCGGCGCGACGCCGTCGACGGGTGGCCTCCGAGTTGCACCGACGCGTCGACGGCGTGGCCGAGGAATTGGTGCTGGCGCCGTTACGAAATGAGCTGTCGCTCTACGGGCAGCTGTCGGCGGCGGTGCACGGCGTCGGCCGCTGA
- a CDS encoding methylenetetrahydrofolate reductase has protein sequence MQYGPCGGVRPDGQCEMRTGPCAFPDVVPWSGVAPAPQPAPAPLVLTDFSCTPFDEDDAAATAAVLAHSCDAVLVGEHQNRPDFPPTLMGRLLLEAGVSPVITLSCRDRNRIVLEQELRGLRTIGVSTVLCVTGDGRGYDVRPDVTQTFDLDGPRLVSLAASVGMVPVVPETPTAPPVHARPARLVEKQRAGASIAVLNHVPFPQTIADFMASARAGGLSIPVVAAVAVFTDVVSAAVLQGLPGLELDQAVVEEVLGAADPVSAGIAAAVAEARALLSIDGVEGVNVSGSASASGTREGAEIKAEVGRLIKAQEAA, from the coding sequence ATGCAGTACGGGCCCTGCGGCGGTGTCCGACCCGACGGGCAGTGCGAAATGCGCACGGGCCCCTGCGCCTTTCCCGACGTCGTGCCCTGGTCGGGCGTCGCACCGGCGCCGCAGCCCGCACCGGCGCCACTCGTCCTCACCGACTTCAGCTGCACACCGTTCGACGAGGACGACGCCGCCGCGACCGCCGCCGTCCTCGCGCACTCGTGTGACGCCGTCCTCGTCGGCGAGCACCAGAACCGGCCGGACTTCCCGCCGACGCTGATGGGCCGTCTGCTGCTCGAGGCCGGGGTGTCCCCGGTCATCACGCTGTCGTGCCGGGACCGCAACCGCATCGTCCTCGAACAGGAACTGCGTGGGCTGCGCACGATCGGTGTCAGCACCGTGCTGTGCGTAACCGGCGACGGCCGCGGGTACGACGTGCGCCCGGATGTCACGCAGACCTTCGACCTCGACGGGCCACGGCTGGTCTCGCTGGCGGCCTCGGTCGGCATGGTCCCGGTGGTCCCGGAGACTCCCACCGCGCCGCCGGTGCACGCCCGGCCGGCCCGTCTGGTCGAGAAACAGCGCGCCGGGGCGAGCATCGCGGTACTCAACCACGTGCCATTTCCCCAGACCATCGCCGACTTCATGGCGTCCGCGCGGGCGGGCGGGTTGTCGATCCCGGTGGTCGCCGCGGTCGCGGTGTTCACCGATGTCGTCTCCGCCGCCGTCCTGCAGGGCCTGCCCGGCCTCGAACTCGACCAGGCGGTGGTGGAGGAGGTCCTCGGGGCGGCGGATCCGGTGTCGGCGGGGATCGCGGCCGCCGTCGCCGAGGCGCGGGCGCTGCTGTCGATCGACGGCGTCGAGGGCGTCAACGTTTCCGGCTCGGCGTCCGCCTCCGGCACCCGGGAGGGTGCGGAGATCAAGGCGGAGGTCGGCCGGCTCATCAAGGCCCAGGAGGCTGCATGA
- a CDS encoding dynamin family protein, with amino-acid sequence MTAAMDLLDAVAALGSALDRTTFPLPAPSAWPAERDRRELTGQLADYLIPRLRSIDAPLLAVVGGSTGAGKSTLINSLVGADVSQSGVLRPTTRGPVIVCHPTDLQWFTDDRILPQLPRSAGPDGLRLAPHPGIGPGLALLDAPDIDSVVSTNRELAGTLLAAADLWIFLTTAARYADAVPWHMLHTARDRGTAIAVVLDRCPPEAVHDVAGHLSDMLAAGGLNGAPLFVIVEQSLRNGRLKEKSIAPIRDWLGGLTADAEQRASVVRYTLDGALRSLPPRTYALAGAADDQADVRAQLGSCVQSSYDGALARVDEAIRDGAMLRGEVLARWQDVVGTGEFLRRLESRVGRIRDRMVSAVTGRSTPVEELGSALESGIATVVRAAVEDASEAAYGCWARHQAGALLLTDELSHPAAGLPEAVERLVRDWEGFVLELVRTEGASKRSGARLASYGVNGAGLVVMLAVFSQTAGLTGAEIAVAGGTTVASQKVLEAIFGEQAVRGLARQARDELLARVGQLLAEDSARYHQVLGSASSAVSGDELRAAANRVAAVLQ; translated from the coding sequence ATGACGGCGGCCATGGACCTCCTCGATGCGGTGGCCGCCCTCGGCTCGGCGCTCGACCGGACGACGTTTCCGCTCCCGGCGCCGTCGGCCTGGCCCGCCGAGCGTGACCGCCGGGAGTTGACCGGACAGCTCGCCGACTACCTCATCCCGCGGTTGCGGAGCATCGACGCTCCGCTGCTGGCGGTGGTCGGCGGTTCGACCGGTGCGGGCAAGTCGACGCTGATCAACTCACTCGTCGGCGCCGACGTCAGCCAGTCGGGCGTGCTGCGCCCGACCACCCGCGGCCCGGTCATCGTCTGTCATCCGACCGATCTGCAGTGGTTCACCGACGACCGGATCCTGCCGCAACTGCCGCGGTCGGCGGGGCCGGACGGCCTGCGGCTGGCGCCCCACCCGGGGATCGGGCCCGGCCTCGCACTGCTCGACGCCCCGGACATCGACAGTGTCGTGAGCACCAACCGCGAGCTCGCGGGCACGTTGCTGGCCGCCGCCGATCTGTGGATCTTCCTCACCACGGCGGCCCGCTACGCCGACGCCGTGCCGTGGCACATGCTGCACACCGCACGTGACCGCGGCACCGCGATCGCCGTCGTCCTGGACCGCTGCCCGCCCGAGGCCGTCCACGACGTCGCGGGACACCTGTCGGACATGCTCGCCGCGGGCGGGCTCAACGGGGCTCCGCTGTTCGTGATCGTCGAGCAGTCGCTACGCAACGGGCGGCTGAAGGAGAAGTCGATCGCGCCGATCCGCGACTGGCTCGGCGGCCTCACCGCCGACGCCGAACAGCGGGCATCGGTGGTGCGCTACACGCTTGACGGTGCGCTGCGCAGCCTCCCGCCTCGTACGTACGCCCTGGCCGGCGCGGCCGACGATCAGGCCGACGTCCGCGCCCAACTGGGGTCGTGCGTGCAGTCCTCCTACGACGGGGCGCTCGCACGGGTCGACGAGGCGATCCGCGACGGCGCCATGCTGCGCGGCGAGGTGCTGGCGCGCTGGCAGGACGTGGTGGGCACCGGCGAATTCCTGCGCCGGCTGGAATCCCGGGTCGGTCGGATCCGCGACCGCATGGTCTCCGCGGTGACCGGGCGGTCGACTCCGGTGGAGGAACTGGGGTCGGCGTTGGAGAGCGGCATCGCCACGGTCGTGCGCGCCGCGGTCGAGGACGCCAGCGAAGCGGCCTACGGGTGCTGGGCGCGCCATCAGGCGGGCGCCCTCCTGCTCACCGACGAATTATCCCATCCCGCAGCGGGTTTGCCGGAGGCCGTCGAGCGGCTGGTCCGCGACTGGGAGGGTTTCGTGCTCGAACTCGTCCGCACCGAGGGTGCCTCGAAGCGGTCAGGGGCACGGTTGGCGTCCTACGGCGTCAACGGCGCCGGGCTGGTCGTGATGCTCGCGGTGTTCAGCCAGACGGCCGGGTTGACCGGTGCGGAGATCGCCGTCGCCGGCGGCACCACGGTGGCCAGCCAGAAGGTGTTGGAGGCCATCTTCGGTGAGCAGGCCGTCCGCGGTCTGGCCCGGCAGGCCCGCGACGAACTCCTGGCCCGCGTCGGCCAGTTGCTGGCCGAGGACTCCGCCCGGTACCACCAGGTCCTCGGATCGGCGTCCTCGGCGGTGAGCGGTGACGAGCTACGCGCGGCCGCGAATCGTGTTGCGGCGGTGCTGCAGTGA
- a CDS encoding MFS transporter: MSDDALKMRGPVHGTPDAKRVAIGSGVGAVIETYDFIGFGTAAALYFGTAFFPNSSPVAGTLAAFATLGVGFAARPIGGIIGGHLGDKVGRKPVLVASLIVMGLATFAIGLLPTYAAVGVLAPILLVTVRIVQGLAFGAEWGGAILMSYEHAPWKQKGRYTGIVQAGFPVGLLLANLVFLVSIHLGGDWAWRVPFLASIVLVMVGLIIRARVPESPVFEDVKSKGQVVRAPIVEVVKKDWRNIVRGIGLRIAETAGYAVSITYMISYLKNAGLATSTETLVALCIASFLGIFATMAWARLTDKIGRRPVYIAVCAFAIPFGVLMFLLVNTGLALVIVATFAVSYGVCQNALAGAQGAWFPELFTANTRASGASLAYQISAMVSGFTPFITTLLYEGFGWVGPALLFSGYAAIGLWAALATKETWGPAERRAAAKAADDSHALAA, encoded by the coding sequence ATGAGCGACGACGCTCTGAAGATGCGGGGCCCGGTGCATGGCACCCCCGACGCCAAGCGGGTAGCGATCGGCTCCGGCGTCGGCGCGGTGATCGAGACCTACGACTTCATCGGGTTCGGCACCGCGGCCGCCCTCTACTTCGGCACCGCGTTCTTCCCCAATTCCAGTCCGGTCGCGGGCACGCTCGCGGCCTTCGCCACGTTGGGCGTCGGGTTCGCCGCCCGCCCGATCGGCGGCATCATCGGCGGCCACCTCGGTGACAAGGTCGGCCGCAAGCCGGTGCTGGTCGCCTCGCTGATCGTGATGGGCCTGGCGACCTTCGCGATCGGCCTGCTGCCCACCTACGCCGCCGTCGGTGTCCTCGCCCCGATCCTGCTGGTGACGGTCCGCATCGTCCAAGGCCTTGCGTTCGGCGCCGAGTGGGGCGGCGCGATCCTGATGAGTTACGAGCACGCACCGTGGAAGCAGAAGGGCCGCTACACCGGCATCGTCCAGGCCGGCTTCCCCGTCGGCCTGCTGCTCGCCAATCTCGTCTTCCTGGTCAGCATCCACCTGGGCGGCGACTGGGCCTGGCGGGTGCCGTTCCTCGCGAGCATCGTGCTCGTCATGGTCGGACTGATCATTCGCGCCAGGGTGCCCGAGTCGCCGGTCTTCGAGGACGTCAAGAGCAAGGGCCAGGTGGTCAGGGCGCCGATCGTCGAGGTCGTCAAGAAGGACTGGCGCAACATCGTGCGCGGCATCGGCCTTCGCATCGCGGAGACCGCAGGCTACGCGGTATCGATCACGTACATGATCAGCTACCTCAAGAACGCGGGTCTGGCCACGAGCACGGAAACCCTGGTGGCACTGTGCATCGCCTCCTTCCTCGGCATCTTCGCGACCATGGCGTGGGCCCGTCTGACCGACAAGATCGGCCGCCGTCCCGTCTACATCGCGGTGTGCGCGTTCGCGATTCCCTTCGGCGTGCTGATGTTCCTTCTCGTCAACACCGGTCTGGCGCTGGTGATCGTCGCCACGTTCGCCGTCTCGTACGGCGTCTGCCAGAACGCGCTGGCCGGGGCGCAGGGCGCCTGGTTCCCCGAGCTGTTCACCGCCAACACCCGGGCTTCCGGTGCGTCACTGGCCTACCAGATCTCGGCCATGGTCTCCGGATTCACGCCGTTCATCACCACCCTGCTGTACGAGGGGTTCGGCTGGGTGGGCCCGGCGCTGTTGTTCTCCGGGTATGCCGCGATCGGTCTGTGGGCCGCGCTGGCGACGAAGGAGACGTGGGGGCCCGCCGAGCGCAGGGCCGCCGCCAAGGCCGCCGACGACTCCCACGCGCTGGCCGCGTGA
- a CDS encoding sugar phosphate isomerase/epimerase family protein encodes MTRRFHSRLGCSTISFRHQALPQALATIAGLGFTEIDLGALPGVCDHVPYVLDEPAVSDVAAVVAASGLRVRSINGDIGDLNAPLTSAEQLARARHLDMLVALAAATAARAVVLPCGALDHAPRRSLDEDLDRVADELVSAAHVAAAGRVELWTESPHLHRLCCDIARAQALTSRFGPEVGIVMDFSHIVASGADPVDFVDRFGPRIAHVHVRDAVPGNINLSVGNGAVDFARGLKALADAGYHGHFALELETRDITHDERPGAAVRAGHLISELI; translated from the coding sequence ATGACCCGGAGATTCCACTCGCGCCTGGGTTGCTCGACGATCAGCTTTCGTCACCAGGCGTTGCCGCAGGCCCTCGCGACCATCGCCGGCCTCGGCTTCACGGAGATCGACCTCGGCGCCCTGCCCGGTGTCTGCGACCACGTCCCGTATGTCCTGGACGAGCCCGCCGTCTCTGACGTCGCCGCGGTCGTCGCCGCCTCGGGACTACGTGTGCGATCGATCAACGGCGATATCGGCGACCTCAACGCGCCCCTGACATCTGCTGAGCAACTGGCCCGCGCGCGCCATCTCGACATGCTCGTCGCCCTCGCGGCGGCGACCGCGGCCCGCGCGGTGGTGCTGCCCTGCGGTGCCCTCGACCACGCGCCGCGGCGTTCCCTCGATGAGGATCTGGACCGGGTCGCCGATGAACTCGTCTCGGCCGCGCACGTGGCCGCCGCCGGGCGGGTCGAGCTGTGGACCGAATCGCCGCACCTGCACAGGCTGTGTTGCGACATCGCGCGGGCGCAGGCGCTCACCAGTCGGTTCGGACCCGAGGTGGGCATCGTGATGGATTTCAGCCACATCGTCGCCTCGGGCGCCGACCCCGTCGATTTCGTGGACCGGTTCGGCCCCCGCATCGCGCACGTCCACGTCCGCGACGCCGTGCCCGGCAACATCAACCTCTCGGTCGGCAACGGTGCAGTGGACTTCGCGCGGGGCCTCAAAGCTCTCGCCGACGCCGGCTATCACGGTCACTTCGCGCTCGAACTCGAGACCCGCGACATCACCCACGACGAGCGCCCCGGCGCGGCAGTCCGCGCCGGACACCTCATCTCGGAACTGATCTAG
- a CDS encoding DUF4396 domain-containing protein codes for MAAVISSACNTRRPRRAALATDPCAVYPPGVRCRYPHRVCIPAKEQMMTVHAHDHDGMDHSPAGHAHHGHGGNVNVNFNVNAMALSATLHCLTGCAIGEIAGLIIGTVLGLSNLATIGLAVALAFLFGYALSTLPLLKAGLALGTALSVVLAADTLSILTMEIVDNLVMAVIPGAMDAGLVNAVFWVAMMIALGAAFLAAYPVNRSLLRRGKGHALTHEYHHGGQNLAGARRFIPSFSTATLVAAITAFMLGGLVVSIAAELGDPGAGGHAQSSNIAPGW; via the coding sequence ATGGCCGCCGTCATCTCTTCAGCCTGCAACACGCGACGGCCGCGGCGGGCTGCTTTGGCGACCGACCCTTGCGCGGTATACCCCCCAGGGGTACGGTGCAGATACCCCCACAGGGTATGCATTCCGGCGAAGGAGCAGATGATGACCGTGCACGCCCACGATCATGACGGCATGGACCACTCGCCAGCCGGCCACGCGCACCACGGACACGGTGGCAATGTCAATGTCAATTTCAATGTCAACGCGATGGCGCTCAGCGCGACGCTGCACTGCCTCACCGGGTGTGCGATCGGCGAGATCGCCGGCCTGATCATCGGCACCGTGCTCGGCCTGAGCAACCTGGCCACGATCGGACTCGCCGTCGCGTTGGCCTTCCTGTTCGGCTACGCGCTCTCGACGCTGCCGCTACTCAAGGCCGGCCTCGCGCTCGGCACCGCACTGAGTGTCGTGCTGGCGGCCGACACCTTGTCGATCCTGACCATGGAGATCGTCGACAACCTCGTCATGGCCGTCATTCCCGGCGCGATGGACGCCGGCTTGGTCAATGCGGTCTTCTGGGTCGCCATGATGATCGCGCTCGGCGCGGCGTTCCTCGCCGCCTATCCGGTCAACCGCTCCCTGCTCCGCAGAGGCAAAGGCCACGCGCTGACCCACGAATACCACCACGGCGGCCAAAACCTCGCCGGCGCAAGAAGATTCATCCCCTCGTTCAGCACGGCAACCTTGGTCGCGGCGATCACTGCGTTCATGCTCGGCGGCCTGGTGGTGTCGATCGCCGCCGAACTCGGGGACCCCGGCGCGGGCGGGCACGCGCAATCGTCGAACATCGCCCCGGGTTGGTGA
- a CDS encoding FAD-dependent oxidoreductase, which yields MTATVDVVVVGAGPTGLTAAGDLARAGRSVVVLEKWPTPNPSSRAFATMARTLETLDARGIADDLIANGHRAPGVSIFAGARIDLTHLDSPYRFVLVTPQTNVDQALARYAQNQGADIRRGAEVVAIHQDLDGVTVTARAHDDPSQQSTWRARYIVGADGSHSTVRSLLGVDFPGTTILSSLVLADVKLADGPTGGGLTVGSTRDVFGFLAPYDRHDADGSWYRAMVWDRHHQVADDVPADHAEISGVLARAFPADPGLVAVSWTSRFHCDERQVAQYRYGRVFLAGDAAHVHSPMGGQGMNTGIQDAANLAWKIDAVLAGADDALLDTYDAERHPIGRRVLRQSGLMARGITLHPRAARLLRNLLAPRLLRVPKVRDAVAGSFAGTELRYPGIGPVGTRATQIPLTAGRLTELLRTPGFVLVRERGAPVVEAFDGRQTERSDGGPAVLVRPDGYIAWAGDSADRSAWAAALPLVSASECGCRR from the coding sequence ATGACCGCCACGGTCGACGTCGTCGTCGTGGGCGCCGGCCCCACCGGCCTGACCGCCGCCGGCGACCTCGCGCGTGCCGGACGCTCCGTCGTGGTCCTGGAGAAATGGCCCACCCCGAACCCGTCGAGCCGGGCGTTCGCCACGATGGCGCGCACGCTGGAGACCCTCGATGCGCGCGGTATCGCCGACGACCTGATCGCGAACGGCCACCGGGCACCGGGGGTGTCGATCTTCGCCGGCGCGCGGATCGACCTGACCCATCTGGACTCGCCGTACCGATTCGTGCTGGTCACCCCGCAGACCAACGTCGATCAGGCGCTCGCGCGCTATGCGCAGAACCAGGGCGCCGACATCCGCCGAGGCGCCGAAGTCGTGGCGATTCACCAGGATCTGGACGGTGTGACCGTCACCGCCCGGGCGCATGACGATCCGTCCCAGCAGAGCACCTGGCGGGCTCGTTACATCGTCGGCGCCGACGGGTCCCACAGCACGGTGCGATCCCTGTTGGGCGTCGACTTCCCGGGCACGACGATCCTGTCCTCGCTCGTGCTCGCCGACGTCAAGCTGGCCGACGGGCCCACCGGCGGCGGGCTGACGGTGGGCAGCACCCGGGATGTGTTCGGGTTCCTCGCACCCTATGACCGCCATGACGCCGACGGGTCGTGGTACCGCGCCATGGTGTGGGACCGCCATCACCAGGTGGCCGACGACGTACCCGCCGACCACGCCGAGATCAGCGGCGTCCTCGCCCGGGCGTTCCCCGCCGACCCCGGCCTGGTCGCCGTCAGCTGGACGTCACGATTCCATTGCGACGAAAGGCAAGTCGCGCAGTACCGCTACGGCCGGGTGTTCCTGGCCGGCGATGCCGCGCACGTGCACTCCCCCATGGGCGGGCAGGGTATGAACACCGGCATCCAGGACGCCGCCAACCTCGCCTGGAAGATCGACGCCGTCCTCGCCGGCGCCGACGATGCGCTCCTCGACACCTACGACGCCGAGCGCCATCCGATCGGCAGACGCGTGTTACGGCAGTCCGGACTGATGGCGCGTGGCATCACGCTGCATCCGCGGGCCGCACGGCTACTCCGGAACCTCTTGGCTCCCAGACTTCTTCGGGTGCCAAAGGTCCGCGACGCCGTGGCGGGAAGCTTCGCGGGTACTGAACTCCGATACCCGGGGATCGGTCCGGTCGGCACCCGCGCCACTCAGATCCCGTTGACCGCTGGGCGTCTCACCGAGCTGCTGCGCACCCCGGGGTTCGTCCTCGTCCGTGAGCGCGGCGCCCCGGTTGTCGAAGCCTTTGACGGCAGGCAGACCGAACGCAGCGACGGCGGGCCGGCGGTGCTGGTGCGGCCCGACGGGTACATCGCGTGGGCCGGTGACTCGGCAGACCGCTCGGCGTGGGCGGCGGCGCTGCCACTGGTCTCGGCTAGTGAATGTGGCTGCCGCCGTTGA
- a CDS encoding class I SAM-dependent methyltransferase: MTEAMDAEFDTVAEWTAQVAADLGPEYHIPAGCRGSGSPAALDWLIDQLALTSDDSLLDCGAGVGGPAAYAAQAVSLEPVLVEPEAGACRAARTLFGFPVVQAVGSALPLADACVDAAWSLGVLCTTPHQVELLAEMRRTVRPPGRIALLAFVAREPLLTKQPEGNHFPTRAELTGLIGDAGLQIQKWRSTADLPGIPKEWTERVDAVTDALSDRHGTSRAWQLAERQSGRIADLLAEGALTGEMLVLGHA, translated from the coding sequence ATGACCGAAGCGATGGACGCCGAGTTCGACACCGTGGCCGAGTGGACGGCGCAGGTGGCCGCGGATCTGGGGCCGGAGTACCACATCCCCGCGGGCTGCCGGGGCAGCGGAAGCCCGGCCGCCCTGGACTGGCTGATCGACCAGTTGGCGTTGACCTCAGACGACTCGCTGCTCGACTGCGGCGCCGGCGTCGGCGGACCGGCTGCCTATGCCGCACAAGCGGTCTCGCTGGAGCCGGTGCTCGTCGAACCGGAAGCGGGCGCCTGCCGCGCGGCGCGCACCCTGTTCGGATTCCCCGTCGTGCAGGCGGTCGGGTCCGCGTTGCCGCTGGCGGATGCGTGTGTCGACGCCGCCTGGTCGCTGGGTGTGTTGTGTACGACGCCGCATCAGGTGGAACTGCTCGCCGAGATGCGCCGGACGGTGCGGCCGCCGGGACGCATCGCGCTGCTCGCGTTCGTGGCCCGTGAGCCGCTGCTGACCAAACAGCCTGAGGGCAACCACTTCCCGACCAGGGCCGAGCTGACCGGATTGATCGGCGACGCCGGCCTGCAGATCCAGAAGTGGCGGAGCACAGCCGATCTGCCGGGCATCCCGAAGGAGTGGACCGAGCGCGTCGACGCGGTCACCGACGCGCTGAGCGATCGGCACGGCACCTCGCGGGCCTGGCAGTTGGCCGAACGCCAGAGCGGACGCATCGCGGACCTGCTCGCCGAGGGCGCGCTCACCGGCGAGATGCTGGTGCTCGGTCATGCGTGA